AAGCAGATCTTTATGGTGTTACAAAACAACAAGAATCTCTTTGGTTACAAAAGGCGAGATTGAATTGGAATCTCCTAGGTGATAAGAATACTTCGTTCTTTCATTTAGCTGCAAATATTCATGCCAAGAATAACTTAATCTCTGAAATCTATATCGATAACATTGGCTATAACAGACCAGTTGATATCAAGCTTCAAATCAGTAaatatttcagattttattaCAAGAAAAAACAGCAGATTTCCTTTTGTCTTGATCAGCTGCAGTTTAGACAGATTCGGCAGGAATCATGCAACTCTTTGACGGCTTATTTTGAGGAGGAGGAAGTGTTTAATGCTCTTAAGAGTTGCGATCCAAACAAGGCTCCGGGACCCGATGGATTTAACATGTTCTTCTATGGTAGATCATGGCAGATTGTGAAGGAAGATATTATGCAGATTTTCAATGATTTCTGCTCTACGGGGCTGTTTCCGAAAGGGCTTAACACGGCTTTCTTAATTTTGATTCCGAAAGTAAAAGGAGCTAGTAACATTAAAGATTTTCGTCCAATAAGTCTTATAAATGGTATCTTCAAGCTTCTATCAAAGGTTCTAGCAAACAGGTTAGCTCCATGTTTACCTGATATCATCTCCGAAAATCAGTTTGGTTTCATCAAGGGTCGAAGTATTCATGAATGCCACTCTATTGCTTCTGAAATCATCAACCTATCTTCCAGGCGGAAAGAACAGAATTTTCTTATTAAGCTAGATTTCCAAAAGGCTTTTGATAGCATCTCGTGGTCTTTTATTATGGGTGTTCTACGGCAAATGAAATTCAGCAGTCTATGGGTTGATTGGATTTCATCTCTTTTGAGTACTTCTCAACTTTCGGTCCTCATTAATGGTAGTCCTTCAGAGAATTTTTATATGGAAAGGGGTGTTCGTCAAGGAGATCCTCTATCTCCAATGCTTTTCGTGATAGCAGCGGAGGGATTTAAAATCTTGATTGATAAGGCGAAGGATTTGGGTCTTATTCAGGGCATTAGAATTGAAGATTATCATGAGTCTTTATCTATCCTGCAGTTCGCGGACGACACTCTCTTATTCATTCCAAACAATATGGAAATGATTAAGAATTTGCTCCGTATTCTTCGGTGTTTTGAGCTTATCTCTGGTTTacgtattaattttaaaaagagctCCATTATTGGTTTAAATGTGCAGGAAGCTGATTTAACTGCAGCTGCCAACATCCTGAACTGCAAAACGGAGAAACTGCCGATTGATTATTTGGGTATGCCGCTCTCTAAGAATGTCCTTAAGATATCTCATTTTGACCACTTGAAACATAATTTTATGCATCATCTTGCCCTTTGGAAAGGTAATCTTCTATCGCCGGCGGgtcgtttggttttgattaaatcagtTCTCGCAAGTTTACATGTCTACTCAATGTGTAATTTGGCGATTCCTTTTTCTGTTATTGCTTATTTGGAGAGTAATATGCGTATGTTCCTGTGGTCTGGTTCAGCTAATGGTAGGGGGTTGTGCAAAGTAGCTTGGGATACAGTTTGTCTTCCAACTCGTTATGGAGGTCTAAACATTCCGTCTCTGCACTTAAAAAATCAAAGTCTGTTGTTGAAATGGGTTTGGAAGTTAATTTCTTGTGATAAACAATCTATGTGGTTCTTAGTGGTTCGGGATAGCTCTAGACTTAATTCATGGCATGACATTATTAGCacaaataataaaagtttaTCGACAATGTGGCGTGGTATTCGGAAGATTTGTGCAAATAATTCTGACATTTGGAATCTGTTTTGCGACAACGTTCGATACAAGGTAGGGAATGGAGAAGATATTAAATTTTGGAAAGACATTTGGTTTGAAGGTCAGGTGCTTCCATTATTTAAAAGTCATTCTCAGCTCTATAATCTTTCCCTGAACCAAGAtgattatttgaatattttagcAGATAATGAGGGCGGTATTTCTGAGTTAAAATGGAAGAGGAGATTGCGGGTGGGAGAAGCTCACTGCTGGGAGAATCTTCAGGGTATGTTTGGGCAGATCCGTATCATTTATGATCAGCCAGACCGTCCACTTTGGTGCAGCAAAGAAGTCAGATTTAGCTCTTCAAGTTTCTGCTCCTTGAATCTTGGCAGAATTGACAGCAACGTCAGTTTTCTGGTGTGTGTTTGGAATAAAAAAATCCCGCCGCGTATACAGTTCTTCACTTGGCTATTATATAGAGAGCGTCTATCTTCGAATTGGTTCCTTTTTCAGCGGGGTTTGCTTGCCGAAGACCAGCAATTTTGTAGTTTGTGCACCGTAAGGGAGACGGGGCTTCATATAGTCCTACATTGCAGCAAAGCATGGGTTTTTTGGTGTATAATGCTTAGCCGTATTCAGATTTCAGGTTGGTCGGCTCCTCCGAGTATTGATGCCTTCTACTTTGAATGGATTTCTCTTGCAAAACCAAAGTTCAGAAATTTGTGGGGAACTATTTGGTTTATTAGTGTTTGGGAGCTTTGGAAAGCGAGGAATAAAAGAGTTTTCGCGGATACAAGCACGAGTTACAAGGACTTGGTTTTTCTTTGTATTTCTAAGGGTGTGATTCATTATAGATATCACAATCCATCTTTTCCGTATAGTGGTAATGATGTTTTTAGGAGTTTAGATTTCATTTTCCGGACATAGTTTGATTTCTTGTATTTTCTCCTTTTGCCAACCGCGTCTTGTGGTTGTGCTAATATATCtatcatttaccaaaaaaaaaaagaattcaaaaGAGTGAGAAAAAGCATTATATATGTCTATTCAAAATTAGAAAAAGATATTCCGGTCCCGCCAATTCCTAATCTTCACGCTAATTTTCATCACGTTTTGATTAATATTATTGTTTGATCGCTAAAGTCTTGAGTGTGCGTCTCATTCCCCCTCTCATAAGTCCTATAATCAATAGTTTTCccctaggtagcacggaaacggaaacgggaaacggaaacgatacgaaacggacacgggaaaacgaaagtttttcaaaatgaaggacacgaaacgtgggggaaacgtgtaaataacaaaaatgtagggatatatttataaaaatattatctaaatatttatgataattaacaaaataatcaattttaatatactgaatatttaaaattttataaatatataaaaaaatataatataattcaacacaaataagtatatttgatgtattgtgggcaatgcgaatgtaaaatttatgataactagttagatttttttatttgtgggtaataattttaatttttttataaatttttaattttattatttacggaaacggcccgaaacgtttcgtacgggtgtccaagagtttccggtttccgaaacgtttccgaaacgtttccgaaacgggaaacgcaactttgtcgaagtttccgtgcttcttaaaAACTTCATATTATGGACTATAAATTTGTGGACCATTTCAgaaaaatttatcatatatagGTATGTCTTTAAACTTTGCATTAAGCAGGTCAACATAACTATGTCTCatttgttaaatatattaaaattttaaaattttaccagTTTGGTCCATCATCTTtttaaatgttaccaaatatATTCACGACTTATTTAAAGCTGACATGACGCATtatgtacatatatattttatccTACTTATATACATTATCTTGCCACACAGCTACAAACTAAACCGAAATGTATTTGGTAACACTTAAAGAGATAACAGACCATTAGTCAAAATTGTAAAATcatactctctttttaaaagATTGTGCAAATGCATGTCATATTTGCATTAAGTGGGTCAACACAAccagtaatttttttaacaaatatattGTCctcattcaaattttaaaatcactctataactaatataattttcttaaaattagTCTATAactgattgttttttttttttaaatcatggGCAAATTGATAAGAACCATAaaacctaattttatttttggaattatagagacctttttttttttgaaactatatAGACCTTTTTTAACAGTTAAAAAAACATACCACTAATTTAGCAATAAATTCCTTAACTTTTCCTTCAAAAAAAGTGGAAGATTCAGATCACAAACAAGAAGCCCTAACAATCTGCACCAAATCTTCTTCCTTTTCTGCTCTTACAAACCCCTGCTTTGGTATCACGATACTATATGCATAATAAACAAAGCAAGACAAAAATGATCCAACCCAGAAAACCCAATGCCCATCCCACAACGAACCACCAAGCAAGATTGCAGGAGCTAAACACCTAGCCGGGTTTAGCCCGACGCCACCATATCCGACTCGCCCAGTCACGGTGGTCGACACAAAAACCGACACTGCATAAGCACCTGATATCATTACACAAACCATAATCAACCCTAGATCCTGACACTTCCTCTTGTCCAAAAGAACTGTCATAGCGATATACAGAACAAGAAACGTGCATGAAAATTCGACCATTAATGCAGTCCCCGCACTAACTCCTTCACCATTTTCATTAACGACGCAGCCACCTAGGGCATACTTATGCGCTGCTTCAGGATTCATGACACTCTTTAATATAACAAACCCTAATATGGCTCCGAATATCTGTGCTAAGCTGTAGAAGAGAGCGCGAACAAAAGTTATGATGCCTTTTAAAGCTGCCATGAAAGCGATCGATGGGCTAAAGAAACCTCCTGATAAAGGAACTGTTGCCATAAGCCAAAAGAAGGCGATGAAGAAGACGACTATTGGTATAATAAGCTTTGGATCGGTCTGCTGTGAATCCAAGCATGCGATAATTGTTGTTGAGAGAGTGAACAAAAATGTTGCTGTTGCTACTAGCTCCGTCATTGCTGCCCTCCACATCTATAACGAAGGAGAATGAAATCTATGAGAAGACAATACATTAGGGTTTATAATTTACAAATGCTATTTTGGATGAACGTTTAATTCACTTGTTGCCGTAACTAACAACTACAGTTGAAACTCTAGAGAGTCAATTAtcatctttgataaaaaaaatacttacctCTGGTGAATAAACTTCGTCGATGCCAATGCGAGTAAGAAAAGATGAGCTTGAAGATCGTCTGGCCTTAACATTATTTGAAGCCTCGACTGAAATTGAGAGTGCTTCATTTTCCAATACCATGGCTAAAGGTATGGCTCTTGTTCCCCAAAAATCATCTTATTTATAGGCGTAAAGTGAGCTTATCAGTGCTTTCAATAATGTACCCAATAATTTGTATCTGATATCATCAAAATTAACACATTACCAAAGTGCTTAGGTACGTCCAACATTATCAGTCGTGTCCTATGtggaaagttaaagtagaccatatatggtaaaaaaaaggttttaaaagataattgaTCCACTCATACAAACAGAAAAAGCGAACGTTTCAAGCAaaagtttttaaatgattaattgaTCCACTAATACAAACAGAAAAAAGCGAAGGTTTCAAGCAAAagttttctaaaataattttaaattattgaactTGAAcacgtgatttttttttaaattacattatTCACATCATTTAATGATGCGTTtttaaataaatcctaacaataaaataaataaaaaaattgtagacTGTTGTACTTTTAATTGAAATTACAACgtgcaaaaatttaaatttatcttaCTATTAGATATTTTGTTTTATCCTCCGAACTACGTGACATACTAAATCTATCTATaaaattctcttaaaatagcttTACAAGAGATTTGATTTTCTCGAATCATAGTGATGCTAATATATACGAAAAATGTATTTCTCtagtaataattatataatattttctatatttattacgaataattttatttaatccatctattttaattcattttattataCCACCTGACATGGCAACAATCGAGTGGAttaatttaaagagaaaaattaaagcgtatatttttggataaaaattcaacaaataaaAGCATATCACATAAAACCATGTAACAAGGTGGGTTAAAAATAGGTGGGTGAAAAGGAAGAgacaaaaaaaaagtgaaaaaaaaataaaaagaagagaGTAATGAGGAGTGTGAAGAAAAGGTGGTAGATGGGTTCTATGGAGAAGGAATATTCATTTGAAAAGGGAGAAAGAACTGTTGATAAAAATTATGCTCACGAAGAAGTGAAGGAACTTTCACTAACTCACTTGGTTTAAAAATGTACAGTTCACGGGAAGTATATGAGGAAGTTAATGTGAGAAAGTTAATATTAATTTGTATTACTTGGTTTACCGAATAATTTCACAGAAagttacattttatttttaattaattaaaatttaaagacaatATTACCCTC
This window of the Mercurialis annua linkage group LG5, ddMerAnnu1.2, whole genome shotgun sequence genome carries:
- the LOC126681456 gene encoding uncharacterized protein LOC126681456 yields the protein MGLIETKKEVIDDFLIRRLWPNLDFDYCYSSSNGASGGLLCVWNSSLISPTRIQKKDRWISLDFIWFSKPIRYILVYAHSSPFDRTNLWLELLQEIDQNVLCFLTGDFNEILDPSERAYCSSFSASMLDFADFINKAGLLEVPLNGRFFTWYNSISKSKIDRCFVTPLVLTTWQDLHLKALARSFSDHVPIFFSSVGKINWGPRPFRSINAWWEHPNFVSFIESSWQSLAVSNPNGSLVFKIRELRKLVKDWNIRIFGDLNSKAAAIQHNIEELESVIDNRELSEDESISLSALQADLYGVTKQQESLWLQKARLNWNLLGDKNTSFFHLAANIHAKNNLISEIYIDNIGYNRPVDIKLQISKYFRFYYKKKQQISFCLDQLQFRQIRQESCNSLTAYFEEEEVFNALKSCDPNKAPGPDGFNMFFYGRSWQIVKEDIMQIFNDFCSTGLFPKGLNTAFLILIPKVKGASNIKDFRPISLINGIFKLLSKVLANRLAPCLPDIISENQFGFIKGRSIHECHSIASEIINLSSRRKEQNFLIKLDFQKAFDSISWSFIMGVLRQMKFSSLWVDWISSLLSTSQLSVLINGSPSENFYMERGVRQGDPLSPMLFVIAAEGFKILIDKAKDLGLIQGIRIEDYHESLSILQFADDTLLFIPNNMEMIKNLLRILRCFELISGLRINFKKSSIIGLNVQEADLTAAANILNCKTEKLPIDYLGMPLSKNVLKISHFDHLKHNFMHHLALWKGNLLSPAGRLVLIKSVLASLHVYSMCNLAIPFSVIAYLESNMRMFLWSGSANGRGLCKVAWDTVCLPTRYGGLNIPSLHLKNQSLLLKWVWKLISCDKQSMWFLVVRDSSRLNSWHDIISTNNKSLSTMWRGIRKICANNSDIWNLFCDNVRYKVGNGEDIKFWKDIWFEGQVLPLFKSHSQLYNLSLNQDDYLNILADNEGGISELKWKRRLRVGEAHCWENLQGMFGQIRIIYDQPDRPLWCSKEVRFSSSSFCSLNLGRIDSNVSFLVCVWNKKIPPRIQFFTWLLYRERLSSNWFLFQRGLLAEDQQFCSLCTVRETGLHIVLHCSKAWVFWCIMLSRIQISGWSAPPSIDAFYFEWISLAKPKFRNLWGTIWFISVWELWKARNKRVFADTSTSYKDLVFLCISKGVIHYRYHNPSFPYSGNDVFRSLDFIFRT
- the LOC126679842 gene encoding aquaporin TIP3-1-like, producing the protein MVLENEALSISVEASNNVKARRSSSSSFLTRIGIDEVYSPEMWRAAMTELVATATFLFTLSTTIIACLDSQQTDPKLIIPIVVFFIAFFWLMATVPLSGGFFSPSIAFMAALKGIITFVRALFYSLAQIFGAILGFVILKSVMNPEAAHKYALGGCVVNENGEGVSAGTALMVEFSCTFLVLYIAMTVLLDKRKCQDLGLIMVCVMISGAYAVSVFVSTTVTGRVGYGGVGLNPARCLAPAILLGGSLWDGHWVFWVGSFLSCFVYYAYSIVIPKQGFVRAEKEEDLVQIVRASCL